The genome window GATGCCGTGTGGTGTCGACGAACAATTCGGAGGAGCCGTTCGCCGTACCGTTCGTCAAATCGCTGCCACGATCGAATCCAGATCGTCTGCCACCGTGCTGAAGACGGTTTTCAGATCCGTACCGACCGTCGTCAGCGCGGCGACGATGCCGATCGCGATCAGTGCGGCGATCAGGCCGTATTCGATGGCCGTCACACCGTCCTGATCGTCGACGAACCAGGCGATCTTTTCGATGATTCTCGACATGAGCACTCTCCTTTCGGACTACTATGAAATACCCTTCGTCGGTCAGGACGTCGGGGGCTGGCACCACCGGCACTACTCTGGAAATCGGAAGCCGACGATCAGTCGCGGAAACGGGGCGGACCGCCCCTGTCCGTGCGAACAGGTACCGGCGAGACGGAGCACGAGAGACGCGTGTACGGTTCGACCGGCCGGACGAACCGGGCAGGTCGAGCGACCGGAGCGGCACGGCGGCCGTTCGACGCATGGAATTCGATTGAACGAGAGACGAGCTCCCGGCAAAGCAGCAATGTGTCTTTAACGCGGCTTGCGAACCGCGATGCGCTGTGGTCTTTCATTTTTATTCCCCATGTACTGCCATGCCGATTTCTTATTGCCCTGAAGCAACCGGGTCTCTCGGGCCGTTCGACGACGATTCCCGCGGGTGACCGAACTGGAGCGGCGTGTTCCCCGACGCGCTCCGGCCGGTCTTTTCCCCAGGTGATTCACGAACCGGTTGCGCGGCGTTTCTGTCTGAACCGTCCGGTCGTCAAATCGTCGACTGCCGTGCCAACGCTTACGCAAAGAGCGGACCATCCCGGGCGAAATCGAGGCGCGGCAAGGGTTCCGGCGATCCGCACGCCCTCCCGCCAAACGTCCGGCTGCCTAAATGTTTCAACTTTGATATATGCGGTTCGAGCGCATGCGGTCGGCGTGAAACCCCGTCGCCGCGCTGCACAAAGGGCCCAAAAAATTTTCTCGGGATTTTCCCGAACGCGGCGGGCCGCGCGTGCGGATCGGGTCCGGCGGCATGCACGGCCCGCAAAAATCGCGGAATGTTTCAAGCCGGAAACACGAATTCCGGCGGCAGCGTTTTCTCATACCAGAAATGGCGGTTTTCAACCGCATCGCTGAACACATTCAATGTCGGCCGGCCGTGCGCGGTTTGCATCGAGCGATTTTTTCTTCAACAATGAATTCACCGGACAACGCCGTTTCAGAGCGATCGATCCGCAGGGGCACGACAACATCAAACGGCTGCGACAGACCACGCGGCCACACGACAGACGGGGCATCATGTACACAGCCAATCGTGGAACGCGCGATCGCGCAATACGCTGTGCTCAATGGCTGACGGCCGACCGGATCATTCCGTACAGCTGCATCATGCTGATGCTCTTCGTGGCGCTGGTAATCGTCTGGGGCGTCGTGACCGACGGCTTCACGTCGAACGCCACCGCGCGCCCCGGCACCGACTTCTCGGTCTTCTGGACCGCATCGCATCTCGTGTTGCAAGGCCATGCCGCATCGGCCTACGACCCTTCGTCGTTCGCGCGGGCCGAGTTCGCGCACTTCGGTGCGTCGCTGCAAAGCCGGCCGCTTCCCTGGCTCTATCCGCCGACGATGCTGCTGTTCGTCGCGCCGGTTGCCCTCGTGCCTTTCCTGCCCGCTTACTTCCTCTTTTTCGCGGGCAGTCTTTTATGCTACGCGTTCGCCGTCTTGCACTTGTCGGGGCTGCGCGCGCATCTTCCCGTGCCGCGTGCCGCTGCGCTCGTCGTCGCCGCGTATTCGGCAGCGTGCGTGTCCGCGCTGTTCGGCCAGAACAGCATCCTGACCGCCGGCCTCGCCGCGCTCGCGCTGCATCTGCTCGGCAAGCGTCCGGTCGTGGCGGGCGTGCTGATCGGACTGCTCGCGATCAAGCCGCAACTCGCCGTCGTGTTCCCGTTCGTGCTGATCGCGACGCGTGCGTGGCGCACCTTCGCGGCGGCGGCGACCAGCGCGGCGCTGTTCGCCGCGGCCGGCGTCGTGCTGGCCGGCCCCGCCGCGCTGCACGGGG of Burkholderia sp. NRF60-BP8 contains these proteins:
- a CDS encoding glycosyltransferase family 87 protein; amino-acid sequence: MYTANRGTRDRAIRCAQWLTADRIIPYSCIMLMLFVALVIVWGVVTDGFTSNATARPGTDFSVFWTASHLVLQGHAASAYDPSSFARAEFAHFGASLQSRPLPWLYPPTMLLFVAPVALVPFLPAYFLFFAGSLLCYAFAVLHLSGLRAHLPVPRAAALVVAAYSAACVSALFGQNSILTAGLAALALHLLGKRPVVAGVLIGLLAIKPQLAVVFPFVLIATRAWRTFAAAATSAALFAAAGVVLAGPAALHGVSQAMSTVRAQHFMLASYWLASPTPFAALRLAGASVAAALAAQAAVALLAIAAAVSVWRRTHDMRLRGAVLAVATLLTTPYLWHYELTWLGIALFCLIAHGLDEGWLPGDQGILVIAWLLPVFEMFNRLMKLPQIGPVVLLAVLLVVLRRTALATRGQQ
- a CDS encoding Flp family type IVb pilin produces the protein MSRIIEKIAWFVDDQDGVTAIEYGLIAALIAIGIVAALTTVGTDLKTVFSTVADDLDSIVAAI